Proteins from one Romboutsia sp. CE17 genomic window:
- the speE gene encoding polyamine aminopropyltransferase: MELWYTEEWTDNVRLSIKIDKHLFSNQSEFQRVDVFDSKEFGKFLTLDGLMMVNYKDEFIYHDMIVHVPMATNMNIKNVLVIGGGDGGTVRELTRYPQIEKIDMVEIDKMVVDASREFIDICACKLDDKRVNLFYEDGVAFVKNSKNKSYDLIIVDSTDPIGPGEGLFSVDFYNDCYRILTDEGILVNQNESPYFDFNAKEMKRANAKISDIFEISKVYQAHIPTYPSGHWLFGFASKKLDPIKNQNKEAWESLNLKTKYYNSDIHIGSFMLPQYVKEMLNGK; encoded by the coding sequence ATGGAACTTTGGTATACAGAAGAGTGGACTGATAATGTTCGTTTATCAATAAAAATAGACAAACACTTATTTAGTAATCAGTCAGAGTTTCAAAGAGTTGATGTATTTGATAGTAAAGAGTTTGGTAAGTTTTTAACTTTAGATGGACTTATGATGGTAAATTATAAAGATGAATTTATATATCATGATATGATAGTTCATGTTCCAATGGCAACTAATATGAATATAAAAAATGTATTAGTTATAGGTGGTGGAGACGGAGGTACTGTTAGAGAACTTACCAGATATCCTCAAATAGAAAAAATAGATATGGTTGAAATAGATAAAATGGTTGTAGATGCATCTAGAGAATTTATAGATATATGTGCCTGTAAATTAGATGATAAAAGAGTAAATTTATTTTATGAAGATGGGGTTGCATTTGTTAAGAATTCTAAGAATAAGTCATATGATCTAATTATAGTAGATTCAACAGATCCAATAGGTCCTGGAGAAGGGTTATTTTCAGTAGATTTTTATAATGATTGTTATAGAATACTAACGGATGAAGGAATACTTGTAAATCAAAATGAAAGTCCATATTTTGATTTTAATGCAAAAGAGATGAAAAGAGCTAATGCTAAAATATCTGATATATTTGAAATATCTAAAGTATATCAAGCTCATATACCAACTTATCCATCAGGTCATTGGTTATTTGGGTTCGCATCTAAAAAGTTAGATCCAATAAAAAATCAAAATAAAGAAGCTTGGGAAAGCTTAAATTTAAAAACTAAGTACTATAATAGTGATATACATATAGGATCATTTATGCTTCCTCAATATGTAAAGGAGATGTTAAATGGTAAATAA
- a CDS encoding alpha/beta hydrolase codes for MKKDVKSKGQNLDDTFSITMELEKPLLYDALKNEEDKKYENEKRKNSKILKIILGTILSFIIIFFIWASITYKPQELAKASLVSDDIVDVKVDRFISFTPKNMEPTKGFIFYPGAKVEPEAYAPLCRKIAEQGYEVVIVDMPFNLAIFSYNRGEKVISEYSNIKTWVVGGHSLGGTMAAKFASSNKMVDGVVLLSSYPIGEELKNIGKEVLSIWGSKDGVVNFESLVKSKEKLPDDTTYLEIEGANHSQFGDYGHQKGDGIPIIDREEQIDITSKNILSFMDKIN; via the coding sequence ATGAAAAAAGATGTAAAGTCGAAAGGACAAAACTTAGACGATACTTTTAGCATAACAATGGAGCTTGAAAAGCCTTTACTTTACGATGCATTGAAAAATGAAGAAGATAAAAAATATGAAAACGAAAAACGAAAAAATAGTAAGATATTAAAAATAATTTTAGGAACTATATTATCATTTATAATAATTTTTTTTATATGGGCAAGTATAACTTATAAGCCTCAAGAATTAGCAAAAGCATCTCTTGTAAGTGATGATATAGTTGATGTAAAAGTTGATAGGTTTATATCTTTTACACCGAAAAATATGGAACCTACTAAAGGGTTTATATTTTATCCAGGTGCTAAGGTAGAGCCAGAAGCATATGCTCCTTTATGCAGAAAAATAGCAGAGCAAGGATATGAGGTTGTAATCGTTGATATGCCTTTTAATCTAGCTATATTTTCTTACAATAGAGGTGAAAAGGTAATAAGTGAATATAGTAATATAAAGACTTGGGTTGTTGGAGGTCACTCTTTAGGTGGAACAATGGCTGCAAAATTTGCTAGCTCAAATAAAATGGTAGATGGAGTAGTGTTATTATCATCATATCCTATAGGAGAAGAACTTAAGAATATAGGAAAAGAGGTTCTTTCTATATGGGGAAGCAAAGACGGTGTAGTTAATTTTGAATCATTAGTTAAGTCTAAAGAAAAATTACCAGATGATACAACGTATTTAGAAATAGAGGGAGCCAATCATTCTCAGTTTGGTGATTATGGACATCAAAAAGGAGATGGAATTCCAATAATAGATAGAGAAGAGCAAATAGATATAACATCCAAAAATATATTAAGTTTTATGGATAAAATAAATTAA
- the speB gene encoding agmatinase: MVNKFSYINTFMSMDTPYEEADVVVFGVGFDGTTSNRPGTRFASSAMRSEFYGLETYSPKLDLDLDDYKICDIGDLQLSIGNTDTVLDEIYEGVKNIIKDNKIPFMIGGEHLVTFPAFKAVYEKYSDIFVIHFDAHTDLREEYNNNKHSHATVIKRIWDIVGDNRIYQFGIRSGTKEEFNFALKEKHTYMEVSTIDTFEKIVRDLKKKNVYLTIDLDVLDPSIFPGTGTPEPGGLTYNEFEKIFRILKYSHVNLVGCDIVELSPDYDNTNVSTVTACKILRELTLVVANNYNKLLGGE, from the coding sequence ATGGTAAATAAATTTTCCTACATAAATACTTTTATGAGTATGGATACTCCTTATGAAGAAGCTGATGTAGTTGTATTTGGTGTAGGTTTTGATGGAACAACATCTAACAGACCGGGAACAAGATTTGCAAGCAGTGCTATGAGGTCTGAGTTTTATGGACTTGAAACATATAGTCCAAAATTAGATTTAGATTTAGATGATTATAAGATTTGTGATATTGGAGACTTGCAGCTTAGTATAGGTAATACAGATACTGTATTAGATGAAATATATGAAGGGGTAAAAAATATCATAAAAGATAATAAAATACCTTTTATGATAGGTGGGGAGCATTTAGTTACTTTTCCAGCATTTAAAGCTGTTTATGAAAAGTATAGTGATATATTTGTAATTCATTTTGATGCTCATACTGATTTAAGAGAAGAGTACAATAATAATAAACATTCTCATGCGACTGTAATAAAAAGAATATGGGATATAGTAGGAGATAATAGAATATACCAATTTGGTATAAGATCGGGTACAAAAGAAGAGTTTAACTTTGCATTAAAAGAAAAACATACTTATATGGAAGTTTCAACAATAGATACTTTTGAAAAAATAGTAAGAGATTTAAAGAAAAAAAATGTATATTTAACTATAGATTTAGATGTATTAGATCCGTCAATATTTCCGGGAACAGGAACACCAGAACCTGGAGGGTTAACATATAATGAATTCGAAAAAATATTTAGAATTCTGAAATATTCGCATGTAAACTTAGTTGGTTGCGATATAGTTGAATTAAGCCCAGATTATGATAATACGAACGTATCAACTGTAACAGCGTGTAAAATTTTAAGAGAACTTACTTTAGTAGTAGCTAATAACTATAATAAACTTTTAGGAGGAGAATAA
- a CDS encoding zinc ribbon domain-containing protein, with protein MDNTGFNNINEEYENYSRTNGNIRSSLLNRNIKIKKLSGDTCPKCNNKISKVDSYCRLCGYNLQEVYVNNSSFSKVSNWSFREVLTYLNMPKTFTTGLVSVLFLFLISLLLKVVVVNYIPDIADILNPIHIILGLNLGSLNIYSSTMMGWGGVEVKLGIIALYILPLVALTISNLIFIKKYTKDSDSAFRNSLGVGVSYGVILFTLALLSKTRFSYSYNMSQYGYIVQFNFAAFSMLLKGILIGFLSTYMLIYKSEYEDENMYLGILKRAINIIIIGYITTLIILAILTFADKSYLYNLGISSYTENSNLWIKLSQLAAYMWAFGNFIPVNIASKDLSLANIFNSNLYLTTILLLVAMIFLSALVIIVCACKLEAKYGRSKGLKPVILLSSFYAILMGILSIFTSVSLGGGLDILSLSNYSTSLTMGFSLLSSIVISFIYCFLVSLLGYKLNIFN; from the coding sequence ATGGATAATACTGGGTTTAATAACATTAATGAAGAATATGAAAACTATTCTAGAACTAATGGTAATATTAGATCTTCCTTATTAAATAGGAATATTAAAATAAAGAAATTATCAGGAGATACTTGTCCTAAATGTAATAATAAGATAAGTAAAGTTGATAGTTATTGTAGATTATGTGGTTATAATCTACAAGAAGTATATGTAAATAATAGCTCATTTTCTAAAGTGAGTAATTGGAGTTTTAGAGAAGTTTTAACCTATTTAAATATGCCTAAGACCTTTACAACTGGATTAGTGTCTGTTTTATTTTTATTTTTAATATCTTTATTACTAAAAGTTGTTGTAGTTAATTATATTCCAGATATAGCAGACATTCTTAATCCTATACATATAATATTAGGATTGAATTTAGGTTCTTTAAATATTTACTCATCCACAATGATGGGATGGGGAGGTGTAGAGGTTAAATTAGGTATAATTGCTTTATACATACTACCATTAGTAGCACTAACTATATCAAATTTAATATTTATTAAAAAATATACTAAGGATTCAGATTCTGCGTTTAGAAATTCTTTAGGTGTGGGAGTTTCATATGGAGTAATATTGTTTACTTTAGCTTTACTTAGTAAGACTAGATTTAGTTACTCTTATAATATGAGTCAATATGGATATATAGTTCAATTTAATTTTGCGGCGTTTAGTATGTTATTAAAAGGTATATTAATTGGTTTTCTATCAACATATATGCTGATTTATAAAAGTGAATATGAAGATGAAAATATGTATCTAGGTATCTTAAAAAGGGCTATAAATATTATCATTATAGGTTATATTACTACTTTAATAATATTAGCTATACTGACTTTTGCAGATAAAAGTTATTTATATAACTTAGGTATATCAAGTTATACAGAAAACTCTAATTTATGGATAAAGCTAAGTCAACTAGCAGCATATATGTGGGCTTTTGGAAACTTTATACCAGTAAATATAGCAAGTAAAGATTTATCATTAGCTAATATTTTTAATTCTAATTTATACTTAACTACTATATTGTTGTTAGTTGCAATGATTTTCTTATCAGCTTTAGTTATTATAGTATGTGCATGTAAATTAGAGGCTAAATATGGAAGAAGCAAAGGGTTAAAACCCGTAATATTATTAAGTTCTTTTTATGCGATTTTGATGGGTATATTATCAATATTTACTAGTGTATCATTAGGAGGAGGCCTTGATATACTTAGTTTAAGTAATTATAGTACATCCTTAACTATGGGATTCTCATTACTAAGCTCTATAGTGATTTCATTTATATACTGTTTCTTAGTATCTTTATTAGGATACAAGTTAAATATATTTAACTAA
- the asnS gene encoding asparagine--tRNA ligase, giving the protein MQKQFITVKELYRNQEEYIGKTVKLAGWIRTSRGSKNFGFIELNDGSFFKNMQIILSDDKLENFKEISKLPISSSILVEGEVVSTEGAKQPIEIHASSIAVEGLSDSSYPLQKKRHTLEYLRTIAHLRPRSNTFSAVFRVRSLTAYAIHKFFQERNFVYAHSPIITGSDCEGAGEMFRLTTMDLNNIPKTEDGNIDYSKDFFGKEANLTVSGQLNAEIMALAFRNVYTFGPTFRAENSFTQRHASEFWMIEPEIAFGDLEDDMELAEDMIKYIISYVMENAPEEMEFFNSFIDKGLFERLNNVLNSSFKRITYTEAVDILQKSGVEFEYPVTWGDDLQTEHERYITEQVFNAPVFVTDYPKDIKAFYMRMNEDGKTVRAMDLLVPGVGEIVGGSQREEREDVLLQRIQEMGLKEEDYWWYLELRKYGTATHSGFGLGFERMIMYLTGMSNIRDVIPFPRTPRNAEF; this is encoded by the coding sequence ATGCAAAAACAATTTATAACGGTAAAAGAATTATACAGAAACCAAGAAGAATATATTGGTAAAACTGTAAAACTAGCTGGATGGATAAGAACATCTAGAGGATCTAAGAACTTTGGATTTATAGAGTTAAATGATGGAAGTTTCTTCAAAAATATGCAAATAATATTATCAGATGATAAATTAGAAAACTTCAAAGAAATATCAAAGTTACCAATAAGCTCATCTATATTAGTAGAAGGTGAAGTCGTATCTACTGAAGGAGCAAAGCAACCAATAGAAATACATGCAAGTAGTATAGCTGTAGAAGGATTATCAGATAGTTCATATCCATTACAAAAGAAAAGACATACTCTTGAGTATTTAAGAACTATAGCTCACTTAAGACCGAGAAGTAATACATTCTCAGCGGTGTTTAGAGTAAGAAGTTTAACAGCATATGCTATACATAAATTTTTCCAAGAAAGAAACTTCGTATATGCACATTCTCCAATTATAACAGGAAGTGACTGTGAAGGTGCAGGAGAAATGTTTAGATTAACAACAATGGATCTAAATAATATACCTAAAACTGAAGATGGGAATATAGATTATTCAAAGGATTTCTTTGGAAAAGAAGCAAACTTAACAGTTAGTGGTCAATTAAATGCAGAAATAATGGCATTAGCATTTAGAAATGTTTATACTTTTGGTCCAACATTCAGAGCTGAAAACTCATTTACACAAAGACATGCATCTGAGTTCTGGATGATAGAGCCAGAAATAGCATTTGGTGATTTAGAAGATGATATGGAACTTGCTGAGGACATGATAAAATATATAATAAGCTATGTTATGGAAAATGCTCCAGAAGAAATGGAATTCTTTAATAGCTTCATAGATAAAGGTTTATTTGAAAGATTAAATAATGTACTTAACTCATCATTTAAGAGAATAACTTATACAGAAGCTGTTGATATATTACAAAAATCAGGAGTAGAGTTTGAGTATCCAGTTACTTGGGGAGATGATTTACAAACTGAGCATGAAAGATATATAACAGAACAAGTATTTAATGCACCAGTATTCGTAACAGATTATCCAAAGGATATAAAGGCGTTCTATATGAGAATGAATGAAGATGGAAAAACTGTAAGAGCTATGGACTTATTAGTTCCTGGAGTTGGTGAAATAGTTGGTGGATCTCAAAGAGAAGAAAGAGAAGATGTATTATTACAAAGAATTCAAGAAATGGGATTAAAAGAGGAGGACTACTGGTGGTACTTAGAGCTTAGAAAGTACGGAACAGCTACTCACTCTGGATTTGGTTTAGGTTTTGAGAGAATGATAATGTACTTAACTGGAATGTCTAATATAAGAGACGTAATACCATTCCCACGTACACCAAGAAATGCAGAATTCTAA
- the uvsE gene encoding UV DNA damage repair endonuclease UvsE gives MKVRLGYVAIALNLGKVTSSSTVTYSRYLKMNDNERLEKLKEVTYSNLQALEEILKYNINHNIHFYRLTSHLIPLATHPEVMWNYKQYFKKDFEHIGKIIKSSNMRFDCHPDQFNVINSTKESVVKSTLINLNTAVDIFELLDCKDGKMVMHIGGSQGGKEESIKRFIDNFRSFPLRIQERLILENDDKIFTAKDVLRICNEIKIPMVLDIHHHHCKSDNENIGDLIVDIFNTWDSEKLPPKVHFSTPKEFENDRKHADYINPNDFIKFIGLVKSKVDKDFDVMIEAKKKDQALFKLIEDLKMINKGIKFIDDTTFEL, from the coding sequence ATGAAGGTTAGATTAGGATACGTAGCAATAGCATTAAATTTAGGAAAAGTTACATCATCTAGTACAGTAACTTATTCTAGATATTTAAAAATGAATGATAATGAAAGATTAGAAAAATTAAAGGAAGTTACCTATTCAAACTTACAAGCATTAGAAGAAATTTTAAAATATAATATAAATCATAATATTCACTTTTATAGATTAACATCACATTTGATACCATTAGCAACTCATCCTGAAGTTATGTGGAATTATAAACAATATTTTAAAAAAGATTTTGAACACATTGGCAAAATTATAAAAAGTAGCAATATGAGGTTTGACTGCCATCCTGATCAATTTAATGTAATAAATAGTACTAAAGAAAGTGTAGTAAAAAGTACTTTAATTAATTTAAATACAGCTGTTGATATATTTGAACTACTTGACTGTAAAGATGGAAAAATGGTAATGCATATTGGAGGATCACAAGGGGGAAAGGAAGAGAGTATAAAGAGATTTATAGATAACTTTAGGTCATTTCCACTTAGAATACAAGAACGCCTAATTTTAGAAAATGATGATAAAATATTTACAGCTAAAGATGTACTTAGAATTTGTAATGAAATTAAAATCCCTATGGTTTTAGATATACATCATCATCATTGTAAAAGTGACAATGAAAATATAGGCGATTTAATTGTTGATATATTTAACACATGGGATAGTGAAAAGTTACCACCTAAAGTTCATTTTTCTACTCCAAAAGAATTTGAAAATGATAGAAAACATGCAGACTATATAAATCCTAATGATTTTATAAAATTTATTGGGTTAGTAAAATCTAAAGTAGATAAAGACTTTGATGTTATGATTGAAGCTAAGAAAAAAGATCAAGCATTATTTAAGTTAATAGAGGATCTTAAGATGATTAATAAAGGAATAAAGTTTATAGATGATACTACTTTTGAATTATAA
- a CDS encoding aminotransferase class I/II-fold pyridoxal phosphate-dependent enzyme, translating to MIEINDSVETMCDIDIEKIPLLKALKEYSDRDIACFDVPGHVRDNGVEILNKYFGKQIMKMDINSSPFMDNVSNPTGIIKESQDLLAKAYDADKAFFITNGTTQGIHVMILSCINPGDKILLPRNVHKSVINALILSGGIPVYIQPEFDECLGISLNLSIEKVEKVIKEHNEIKVLFLLNPTYYGACTDLRKIIEICHKSGILVLVDEAHGAHFPFYSDLPPSAMKCGADMSAISLHKTGGSLTQASALLIKNKNIDEKKVLQNINLLQSTSASYLLMSSIDGARANLISNGSEQLAKAFNLARYAKSKLNKIKGIEVISYELLEKEGVNFVDETKLCINVSKLNLSGFEVYEMLYKDFGVQVELGDMYNILALISIGTTKHDVDKLIKSLVIISNMANGKVHDNKINIKQIDPSVKLSPRSAFYSIKESIDLEQSENKICAESIMAYPPGIPIVSPGEIITQEIIDYIKLLKENNARLTDMKDKELKTILVVKE from the coding sequence TTGATAGAAATAAATGATAGTGTTGAAACTATGTGTGACATAGATATTGAAAAAATACCATTACTTAAAGCTCTAAAAGAATATTCAGATCGTGATATAGCATGTTTTGATGTGCCAGGTCATGTAAGAGATAATGGTGTTGAAATATTAAATAAGTACTTTGGAAAACAAATTATGAAAATGGACATAAACTCATCTCCATTTATGGATAATGTATCAAATCCAACTGGAATTATAAAAGAATCTCAAGATTTACTAGCGAAGGCTTATGATGCAGATAAAGCTTTTTTTATAACAAATGGAACTACTCAAGGAATACATGTTATGATTCTAAGTTGTATAAATCCAGGCGATAAAATACTTTTGCCTAGAAATGTACATAAATCAGTTATAAATGCTCTTATTCTTTCAGGAGGAATACCTGTATATATACAACCTGAATTTGATGAATGCTTAGGTATAAGTTTGAATCTAAGTATTGAAAAAGTAGAGAAAGTAATAAAAGAGCATAATGAAATAAAAGTATTATTTCTGTTAAATCCAACGTACTATGGTGCATGCACAGATTTAAGAAAGATTATAGAGATTTGTCATAAATCAGGAATATTAGTTCTTGTTGATGAAGCTCATGGAGCACATTTTCCATTCTATAGTGATTTACCACCATCAGCAATGAAATGTGGAGCAGATATGTCAGCGATAAGCCTTCATAAGACAGGAGGATCACTTACTCAAGCATCAGCACTTTTAATTAAAAATAAAAATATTGATGAAAAGAAAGTATTACAAAATATAAACTTACTTCAATCAACATCAGCATCATATTTACTTATGTCAAGCATTGATGGAGCACGAGCAAATTTAATATCAAATGGGAGTGAGCAATTAGCAAAAGCATTTAATTTAGCAAGATATGCAAAAAGTAAATTAAATAAAATTAAAGGTATAGAAGTAATATCTTATGAACTTCTAGAAAAAGAAGGTGTAAATTTTGTAGATGAAACAAAGTTATGCATTAATGTATCAAAACTAAATTTAAGTGGATTTGAAGTTTATGAGATGCTCTACAAGGATTTTGGTGTACAAGTTGAGCTAGGGGATATGTATAATATATTAGCACTTATATCAATTGGAACAACTAAACATGATGTAGATAAACTTATTAAATCTCTTGTAATAATTTCAAATATGGCTAATGGAAAAGTGCATGATAATAAGATAAATATAAAACAAATAGATCCTAGTGTAAAGTTAAGTCCAAGAAGTGCATTTTACTCAATTAAAGAGAGTATTGATTTAGAACAAAGTGAAAATAAAATTTGTGCTGAATCAATTATGGCATATCCTCCAGGAATACCAATAGTATCTCCAGGAGAAATAATTACACAGGAAATTATAGATTATATAAAGTTACTAAAAGAGAATAATGCACGCTTAACTGATATGAAAGATAAAGAGCTTAAAACAATATTAGTCGTAAAAGAGTAA
- a CDS encoding zinc ribbon domain-containing protein, with the protein MDKISFEKKIGKQNFKEKANINILINEHEDKKSVLLTELGILTYKKIREGCILDKDFDEISDKILECDKIIYKNIKELEKINNSNKVIECECGNKLNNNDKFCSVCGKNIEELKCEETIICGTCNLEIDIDSNYCVCCGKKLR; encoded by the coding sequence ATGGATAAGATATCATTTGAAAAAAAAATAGGAAAACAAAATTTTAAGGAAAAAGCTAATATTAATATTTTAATAAACGAACATGAAGATAAAAAATCTGTTCTACTAACGGAGTTAGGAATATTAACATATAAAAAAATCAGAGAAGGATGTATTTTAGATAAAGATTTTGATGAGATTTCAGATAAGATATTAGAGTGTGATAAAATTATTTATAAGAATATTAAAGAATTAGAAAAAATAAATAATTCTAATAAAGTCATTGAATGTGAATGCGGAAATAAATTAAATAATAATGATAAATTCTGTTCAGTTTGTGGTAAAAATATAGAAGAATTAAAATGTGAAGAGACAATAATTTGTGGAACTTGCAACCTAGAAATAGATATAGACTCTAATTATTGTGTATGCTGTGGCAAAAAGTTAAGATAA
- a CDS encoding oligosaccharide flippase family protein, which translates to MKVKRKKLILNALLLTISTMTFGVVNMIFRVYISNQIGPEGMGLFQLIMSINIVASTLAISGIRVTITRLVAEELGKGNYGKIKKIVRKGIIYTLFFGTISFLLLYNNAEFISNVWIKDSRAIISLKILACSMPFVGVCSCFAGYFYGIRKVMKSVSADVVEIFTMMLIIYLFISTFIPMGIDYTCSLVSVGTAVGSMLSAVYSYILYIFEKKSPSPKVKSNNKFSIFDIGFIAIPIACSSYVQTSLRTAEDILIPNALRLYGSTTSSSLSIFGMIKGMVMPILNFPSIFLASFSTLIIPEIAESNALNKKNMVNYIISKVFKFTLLIALFATGLFMIFSKELGLAIYNSEEVGYIMRILAPLIPLMYLDRIVDGSLNALNQQLYTLKYNILDMSLRVIIILYIIPKKGIDGFIFVLFVSTIFNSSLSINRLLKVTKLEFELIDWFIKPIICVVISSYLTKFSFLIFNIHNLILLQVFVNLSFYIIFLFIFRCLKVKDIRWFTDAFKNDIKKADWDSVNLYKKL; encoded by the coding sequence ATGAAAGTAAAAAGAAAAAAATTGATTTTAAATGCACTATTGCTTACTATAAGTACCATGACATTTGGTGTAGTAAATATGATTTTTAGAGTTTATATCTCTAATCAAATAGGACCAGAAGGAATGGGACTATTCCAATTAATAATGAGTATAAATATAGTTGCTTCTACATTAGCCATATCTGGCATAAGAGTCACTATTACTCGTCTAGTAGCGGAGGAACTAGGTAAAGGTAATTATGGTAAAATAAAGAAAATAGTTAGAAAAGGAATTATATATACTCTTTTCTTTGGAACTATATCATTTTTATTACTTTATAATAATGCTGAATTTATAAGTAATGTATGGATAAAAGACTCCAGAGCAATTATTTCTCTAAAAATTTTAGCCTGTAGTATGCCTTTTGTAGGTGTATGTTCTTGCTTTGCAGGTTATTTCTACGGTATTCGAAAAGTTATGAAAAGTGTATCAGCTGATGTAGTTGAGATTTTCACCATGATGCTCATCATTTATTTATTTATCAGTACTTTTATCCCTATGGGAATTGACTATACATGCTCATTAGTTTCTGTAGGCACAGCAGTCGGATCAATGTTATCAGCTGTTTATTCTTATATTTTATACATATTTGAAAAGAAATCACCTTCACCTAAAGTTAAATCAAATAATAAATTTTCCATATTTGATATTGGATTCATCGCTATTCCTATAGCTTGTAGTTCTTATGTACAAACTTCACTTAGGACAGCTGAAGATATACTCATACCAAATGCACTTAGACTGTATGGTTCTACAACTTCATCTTCACTTTCTATTTTTGGTATGATAAAAGGAATGGTTATGCCTATATTAAATTTTCCTTCTATATTTTTGGCATCATTTTCTACTCTCATTATTCCAGAAATAGCAGAATCTAATGCTTTAAATAAAAAGAATATGGTAAATTACATAATATCAAAAGTTTTTAAGTTCACATTACTTATAGCTTTATTTGCAACTGGGTTATTTATGATATTTTCAAAGGAATTAGGTTTAGCTATTTATAATAGTGAAGAAGTTGGCTATATTATGAGAATACTAGCACCCCTTATACCTTTAATGTATTTAGATAGAATAGTAGACGGTAGTTTAAATGCTCTTAACCAACAACTCTACACTTTAAAATATAATATTTTAGATATGTCACTTAGGGTAATTATAATCTTATATATTATTCCTAAAAAAGGTATCGATGGGTTTATTTTTGTTCTTTTTGTTAGTACTATTTTTAATTCTTCATTAAGTATTAATAGACTATTAAAAGTTACTAAATTAGAATTCGAACTAATAGATTGGTTTATTAAACCAATTATATGTGTTGTTATTTCAAGCTATTTAACTAAATTTTCTTTTTTAATTTTTAACATACATAATTTAATTCTTTTACAAGTTTTTGTTAATTTATCTTTCTATATAATTTTCTTATTTATATTTAGATGTCTAAAAGTAAAAGATATTAGATGGTTTACTGATGCTTTTAAAAACGATATTAAAAAAGCAGATTGGGATAGTGTCAATCTTTATAAAAAGTTATAA
- the speD gene encoding adenosylmethionine decarboxylase produces the protein MKFETLGRHIIVEYYNCDEEVLRDPKLIEKFMNDSALNAKATIVDSVFHHFNPWGVSGAVIIAESHLTIHTWPEYGYAAADFFTCGDIDPWKSFELLEELLNAERSESTEIPRGLTTKIQKFAKKDLGNITHKPEAI, from the coding sequence ATGAAATTTGAAACGTTAGGTAGGCATATTATAGTAGAATACTATAATTGTGATGAAGAAGTACTTAGAGATCCTAAACTTATAGAAAAATTTATGAATGATTCTGCATTGAATGCTAAAGCAACTATTGTAGATTCTGTTTTTCATCATTTTAATCCATGGGGAGTATCTGGTGCAGTTATAATAGCAGAATCACATTTAACTATACATACATGGCCAGAATATGGTTATGCAGCAGCAGACTTCTTTACATGTGGAGATATAGATCCTTGGAAGAGTTTTGAGTTATTAGAGGAACTTTTAAATGCAGAAAGAAGTGAGTCTACTGAGATACCGAGAGGATTAACAACAAAGATACAAAAATTTGCAAAAAAAGATTTAGGTAATATTACTCACAAGCCAGAAGCTATATAA
- a CDS encoding rhodanese-like domain-containing protein: MSYTNIDKFELKELLNSNEEFLLLDIRTKEEFHENKIEGAINIPLQELLFNVDELEEYRGSKIVVYCRSGHRSITACNILSMEGFDELYNLEKGIIDYVI, translated from the coding sequence ATGAGTTATACTAATATAGATAAATTCGAATTAAAAGAACTTTTAAATAGTAATGAAGAGTTTTTACTTTTAGATATAAGAACTAAAGAAGAATTTCATGAAAATAAAATAGAAGGAGCTATAAATATACCGCTTCAAGAGTTACTTTTTAATGTAGACGAATTAGAAGAATATAGAGGAAGTAAAATAGTTGTATATTGCAGAAGCGGTCATAGAAGTATTACAGCATGCAATATACTTTCTATGGAAGGTTTTGATGAGTTATATAATTTAGAAAAGGGTATAATAGATTATGTAATCTAG